GCAGCCGCTAATGCAATAATACTGAGTCTTGCTCGCCGTGAGGTGGATACGTTTGCGACGTGTTCCTTCAGTTCTCACCGTGTCGCGGCCTggcacgccggcgaggagcaACGGCGTAGCGCGTGGCGCCGTTCTCCTGCGACTTCAGCCAATCTTCGGGTTAGCATCTCCAAAGGAAGAGACAATACCAGCTCATTCTCGTGGTTGGTCGGGTCAGGCTATGTTCTGCTGACCCTACTTCGGGGAAGGGCAGTACTGACCTCAGCGCTGACGGCGggctgaggcgacgcggaaaaTGAAGGCGGGGTTACGTGTCTGCACAGTTACATCACGCACTGTCAGGCTGAAAAAAGATCTGAGGGTCGGAAAACCGTTCATCGGAACGGTTCCCACTGATTATTGTAACCAAAGAGGAACAACTGCCTGCGAATGAGCCATAGGCCAGTGGAATGTCATTTTCCGGAGACACTAGACATTCGCTCCTGCTTGAAAGTTCTGTACGAGCAGAAAGTCTCCTTGTAAAGTGAAGAGACTGAGTCACACTTGGTCGGCGGCACCCTTGTGTAAATAATCGTGCGCGTATATTGGCATACCCGAGGCCACCGCGCGTGCCAAGAGCAAATCCCCCGTCCTGCTAGCCATGTGCGCACCCTCATCGCGACACATGAGGGCTGGCGGTCACTGTAAGCTCGAGATTTAGGCAGCATCGCGGTGCCGCTGCTTCGGCGGCAGGAAGACGCCTGCGAGTTGAAAGAATCAAGACGGGATTCCATGCTTTCTGCCCCGCGGTTTGTTATGTGCTGTCCCCACGGCAGGCCATTGGAATGCATACTCAGGGAACTGTGACTCTCATAAATTGCACCCAGTTTGGTGAAATTAGTGCTGTCAGAGGACTAGCAGCTCCACACAGTGAGTATCGGTTGGGTAGTTCTCCCCCTGCTCTGCTGTGAAGGTGCGCATCGTCCATATATGCGTCATCAAACCCATGGCTGTGCTGGGACACCAAGCACAGCGATGGCTGCGTGTGTCCTTCATCCAAAGCAAACacaggcggccgcaggggcaGACGACGACAAGGCGACAAGAGCGCCAAAGAATGCGCGGATTTCTTGCCGTTCGTGACACCAGGAATATCCCCTTGCAAAACATGTCGACCGCTCAATGCTCCGACGCCACCCCGACATCCAGCGTGGGCGCAGAAGGGCCAGAGGCTTTTCCGGAGTCTCGGACGCACAGCTGACGTCTCTAGCACGCCGCAGTGGTGTCTCTcttcaggcgctgcgcgtcagCTGGAGTGCGGGTGAACGTATAAAGAGTGCGCCACATTTCCTACCTCGACACAGCAACTGGTCAATGCACAGCTCATTTGACGTCAGCTTACATGCCGGCATCAGAATGTCTTTGAATGGCTTTCTTGTTGCAGCACAAACGCCTCTCGACCGACTCCTCACGAAGACGTAGGGAGTGACCGAGGAAGCGTAGGCGGTGCTGCATGTACACTTACACGGGAACGGTCCTCTTTTGAGGCCGTGAAGAAGGAACGAAACGTCACTCTCATGTGAATCACGGGCCTGTTCGCGCGCTGTCGGACGCCTCACCAAGCAGATAAATGCCCATCGTGCGGTTGACCTGGAAGCCGGAGACGTCAGGCAAAGTGACATGGTGCGGAGATCCCAGTATTTAATCTCTCTGCCTGTGCACATAGTGCCTTAACACGACAAGGCTTCACGCAGAGCTGGACCGAAGCCTCAGGAAAGGGAGGAACATCAAACTAGAGCTTCGTCTGGGGTCCGCCCGTTGAGGCAGAAGGGGGGAGCCTCTGCTGTAGGTGACATCCACTCCCAGGTCTGTGCGAGCCTCCTAGATGGTCCCTGAGTAAGTATATGTGGAGGGGCGGACAGAGGGCAGCGGAGCGGAGCGCAGGCAGTGCCAGCCTATAGGTTTGGCGTTTTTCATATCTTCAAGAGCCACATTTCCAATGCATCACCTTTTTGGAACAAGGGCGAGGCGATCCATCGATTCACTCACATCAGTGGTATGCGGATCGCCCTGGCCGCCCGGTCATTACGCAGATGATAATCAtgcggcagctgcatgcgTAGTGTGCTGAGGAAGTTGCCTCGCACGTACAGCGGTCTAAACATGTCTGCATGATCTTGAGCCAATTGGGAACCTGACAATCTCAAGATCACCATAATCCGCCGGCAACCGACAGATCGAAAGAAAACTCGAGAAGCACGCTGCATTAGGGCAGGCTCCGGCAAAACCAGTCTGGCGGCAGTCGATCTCCTCAGAGCTCCGGATGGCGCTCAGAGGGAGCCGGCTAAAATTCCGGTCAGCGCCAcaccggcagcagctgcggtcGCAGCACTGGCTTCAGGAACTGCAGAGGCATCGGAGCTAGCGGCCTTAACAGTCACCAACACACTGCAGGGTGAGAATACGGCAGCGGCATCTCCAGGGGTAGTGCTTGACGAGACTGGAGGACTTTCAGTCTGCTGTGTCTTGTGCAAGCATCCGATGTAAAACGATTGGTCCTCGGCCGGGAAACCAGCTGCGGGAATGGTCAGCTTTGCCGACTCGCCGCCACCTTCTCCTGGCGTCCACCAAGCCGCATCGAAGTCGGGCAGAATGTCCTTGTATTCCTCACTGCAATTATCCATCCCTTTGTCCGTGCAGAATTTAGCTGTGTAAGACAAAGGATGTATTGAGCCCTCGTTCCCGCACACGAGCTCCATCGTGTTGTTCGCCTCACTGAGATCCACTTTCAGTGGACTGGCATTGTTGCTGGCCGCGCCGTAGGCGCATTTGGCCACGTTCTCTTCGGCAGTCGACTCTCTCGCCAGGATATTTACAGTGACCTTGCATTTCTGTGGGGTGTCTTCAGGCGTCTTATGGCATCCGACGAAAAAGGCCTTGTCCGTCAGAGGGAGCTGCTGGGATTCGAGATGCAGGGCTTTTTTTATGCCTGGGGTGGAGACGTCGGTCCACTGAATTGTGTCTTTCACCCCGAGGAGGTCTTTCAAGGCCATCTGCTCGACAGTGGCCTTTCTGGTGTTTCCTTGGCAATCCTTCAGGCTCGGGTCTTCCTCCGACACGGGACTGCCCTTCAAAGCAGCTTCGTCCTTCTTTACTACACAGACGTTTGTTGGTTCTGTCGGCACGAATTTGGCTTCATTGCCTGTGCACTCTAGCGTAACTGTAGTTTGGTCTTTGGACAACGTCAAGATGGGTTCCGTTGGGGCTTCGTCATCGGTAGAGAAGTTGCAGGTGGAAAGCCCAGCAGGACCACTACCTGGTTTATTCTCTAACCGCAAGTTGTGCATCAGAGGGCTGTCTTGAGCTTGCCCATTGGCTCCTTGTCCACCTGACAATGCCAGAACACCTCCCAAGCAGACGGCTAACAGCTTCCGGGCCTTTGACTTGAACGCCGTCCGTCCGTGGACTCTTCTACGAATCGCTGCCATGCTGGTGAATTTCGCCAAGCATTCGAGAGAACTTTCTCTTCGACAACGGAAAAGGTAATACAAAGCACAGTCAAAGTTGGAACCTGAAGACAAATCATGTCGGTGGGGAGGAAAAGCCACGCTGaagacacacgcgccgctcgcgagccgcgcggatGTCGGGTGAGGCGCGCCAAGATACGATTTGCATGCGGACTCGGAGCAAGGAGGA
This DNA window, taken from Besnoitia besnoiti strain Bb-Ger1 chromosome III, whole genome shotgun sequence, encodes the following:
- a CDS encoding SAG-related sequence (encoded by transcript BESB_043600), with translation MAAIRRRVHGRTAFKSKARKLLAVCLGGVLALSGGQGANGQAQDSPLMHNLRLENKPGSGPAGLSTCNFSTDDEAPTEPILTLSKDQTTVTLECTGNEAKFVPTEPTNVCVVKKDEAALKGSPVSEEDPSLKDCQGNTRKATVEQMALKDLLGVKDTIQWTDVSTPGIKKALHLESQQLPLTDKAFFVGCHKTPEDTPQKCKVTVNILARESTAEENVAKCAYGAASNNASPLKVDLSEANNTMELVCGNEGSIHPLSYTAKFCTDKGMDNCSEEYKDILPDFDAAWWTPGEGGGESAKLTIPAAGFPAEDQSFYIGCLHKTQQTESPPVSSSTTPGDAAAVFSPCSVLVTVKAASSDASAVPEASAATAAAAGVALTGILAGSL